A single window of Enoplosus armatus isolate fEnoArm2 chromosome 22, fEnoArm2.hap1, whole genome shotgun sequence DNA harbors:
- the cald1a gene encoding caldesmon 1a isoform X3 yields MEEMDFERRRELRRQKREEMRLEAERLARNDDDEEEAARERRRRARQERLMSRESEDHSGQPDSLVMTNSHSVTETVSGSYGGGGGDDDEQALQERMAKREERRQRRMKEALERQRQLDPTAAEDDSVTTEKNAEEERPSSWRRGRYRDNEEEEEKTEMYISRKEQKEEEEAAPEGGEEAEEGVDEEEQKVEVVEDKPRRSFLREQENEWGGAREEQGRQNGGLYDEAAPKQHRKPERTLSRGSVRSPEVSAADDQDDAARLEAERKLEELKRRRDDAESEEFERMRQKQQEAEVELEELKRKREERRKVLEEEERQKKQEEAEKKAREEEDKRKMKEEIERRRAEAAEKRQKVEDTIDGEDRPFKCVSPRGSSLKIGERAEFLNKSAQKSTVKMSHSPVVSKIDNRLEQYTSAAQQRENKESRSPRSGAVDLPMVTDSIRNIKSMWEKGNAFTSPGGGGTTFKEAAVMKTGVAGRINDWLNKTPERAKTPGERPADLKPVDVTNKRSLWENKGASPTKVAGRGETKSVANGMGH; encoded by the exons GTTGGCGAGGAATgacgatgatgaggaggaggcggccCGCGAGAGGAGGCGCAGGGCACGCCAGGAGAGGCTGATGAGCAGGGAGAGTGAGGATCACAGCGGACAGCCAGACAGTCTGGTCATGACCAACAGCCACAG TGTGACAGAGACTGTGAGCGGCTCTTATGGAGGAGGCGGTGGAGACGACGATGAGCAAGCCCTGCAGGAGCGCATGGCCAAACGCGAGGAGAGACGGCAGAGGCGCATGAAGGAGgcgctggagagacagaggcagctgGACCCCACCGCGGCTGAGGACGACAGCGTCACCACGGAGAAAAACGCAGAAGAGGAGAGGCCATCCTCCTGGCGTAGGGGTCGTTACCGTGAtaacgaggaggaagaggagaagacgGAGATGTACATCTCTAGGaaagagcagaaggaggaagaagaggctgcTCCTGAGggtggagaggaagcagaggagggggtagatgaagaggagcagaaagTGGAAGTGGTGGAGGACAAACCGAGAAGGTCTTTCTTGAGAGAACAG GAGAATGAGTGGGGCGGGGCCAGGGAGGAGCAGGGGAGGCAGAACGGAGGGCTGTACGACGAGGCGGCTCCAAAACAGCACAGGAAACCTGAGAGGACCCTCAG TCGCGGCAGTGTGCGTTCCCCCGAGGTGTCCGCTGCCGACGACCAGGACGACGCCGCCCGCCTGGAGGCAGAGCGcaagctggaggagctgaagcGCCGCCGCGACGACGCGGAGAGCGAGGAGTTTGAGAGGATGAGGCAGAAGCAGCAGGAGGCCGAAGtcgagctggaggagctgaagaggaagagggaggagaggaggaaggtgctggaggaggaggagaggcagaagaagcaggaggaggcggagaaaaaagccagagaggag gaggacaagaggaagatgaaggaggagattGAAAGGAGGAGAGCGGAGGCAGctgagaagagacagaaggtgGAGGACACTATAGACGGGGAGGACAGACCCTTCAAGTGCGTCAGCCCTCGAGGCTCCTCTCTGAAG ATTGGAGAGAGGGCAGAGTTCCTGAACAAGTCGGCacagaaaag CACGGTGAAGATGTCTCATTCTCCTGTGGTGTCCAAGATAGACAACAGGCTGGAGCAGTACACCTCAGCTGCTCAG cagagagagaacaaggagtCTCGATCCCCTCGCTCTGGAGCGGTGGATCTGCCCATGGTCACCGACAGCATACGAAACATCAAGAGCATGTGGGAGAAAGGCAACGCGTTCACCTCGCCTGGAGGCGGCGGGACCACGTTCAAG gaagcagctgtgaTGAAGACAGGCGTGGCGGGCCGCATCAACGACTGGCTGAATAAAACCCCGGAGAGGGCCAAAACGCCAGGAGAACGGCCAGCG gaCCTGAAGCCTGTTGACGTCACCAACAAGAGGAGTCTATGGGAAAACAAAGGTGCCTCTCCAACCAAG GTGGCAGGCAGAGGGGAGACCAAATCAGTCGCCAATG GTATGGGGCACTAA
- the cald1a gene encoding caldesmon 1a isoform X1, whose translation MEEMDFERRRELRRQKREEMRLEAERLARNDDDEEEAARERRRRARQERLMSRESEDHSGQPDSLVMTNSHSVTETVSGSYGGGGGDDDEQALQERMAKREERRQRRMKEALERQRQLDPTAAEDDSVTTEKNAEEERPSSWRRGRYRDNEEEEEKTEMYISRKEQKEEEEAAPEGGEEAEEGVDEEEQKVEVVEDKPRRSFLREQESTEEPKIQNKELAEEETHSVVSESSNQAKSTNSEAGEDAVASEEAEEVPEDDYVDYASENQSMTLRHDTEEDNEVSEILHSEDNEENEWGGAREEQGRQNGGLYDEAAPKQHRKPERTLSRGSVRSPEVSAADDQDDAARLEAERKLEELKRRRDDAESEEFERMRQKQQEAEVELEELKRKREERRKVLEEEERQKKQEEAEKKAREEEDKRKMKEEIERRRAEAAEKRQKVEDTIDGEDRPFKCVSPRGSSLKIGERAEFLNKSAQKSTVKMSHSPVVSKIDNRLEQYTSAAQRENKESRSPRSGAVDLPMVTDSIRNIKSMWEKGNAFTSPGGGGTTFKEAAVMKTGVAGRINDWLNKTPERAKTPGERPADLKPVDVTNKRSLWENKGASPTKVAGRGETKSVANGMGH comes from the exons GTTGGCGAGGAATgacgatgatgaggaggaggcggccCGCGAGAGGAGGCGCAGGGCACGCCAGGAGAGGCTGATGAGCAGGGAGAGTGAGGATCACAGCGGACAGCCAGACAGTCTGGTCATGACCAACAGCCACAG TGTGACAGAGACTGTGAGCGGCTCTTATGGAGGAGGCGGTGGAGACGACGATGAGCAAGCCCTGCAGGAGCGCATGGCCAAACGCGAGGAGAGACGGCAGAGGCGCATGAAGGAGgcgctggagagacagaggcagctgGACCCCACCGCGGCTGAGGACGACAGCGTCACCACGGAGAAAAACGCAGAAGAGGAGAGGCCATCCTCCTGGCGTAGGGGTCGTTACCGTGAtaacgaggaggaagaggagaagacgGAGATGTACATCTCTAGGaaagagcagaaggaggaagaagaggctgcTCCTGAGggtggagaggaagcagaggagggggtagatgaagaggagcagaaagTGGAAGTGGTGGAGGACAAACCGAGAAGGTCTTTCTTGAGAGAACAG GAATCAACTGAAGAACCTAAAATTCAAAACAAG GAACTCgctgaagaagaaacacattcaGTAGTCAGTGAGAGTTCAAACCAGGCCAAGTCTACAAATTCAGAGGCTGGGGAGGATGCAGTAGCATCAGAGGAGGCTGAAGAGGTACCTGAGGATGATTATGTAGATTATGCATCAGAGAACCAGTCTATGACACTCAGACATGACACTGAAGAGGACAATGAGGTATCTGAGATACTGCACTCAGAGGATAATGAG GAGAATGAGTGGGGCGGGGCCAGGGAGGAGCAGGGGAGGCAGAACGGAGGGCTGTACGACGAGGCGGCTCCAAAACAGCACAGGAAACCTGAGAGGACCCTCAG TCGCGGCAGTGTGCGTTCCCCCGAGGTGTCCGCTGCCGACGACCAGGACGACGCCGCCCGCCTGGAGGCAGAGCGcaagctggaggagctgaagcGCCGCCGCGACGACGCGGAGAGCGAGGAGTTTGAGAGGATGAGGCAGAAGCAGCAGGAGGCCGAAGtcgagctggaggagctgaagaggaagagggaggagaggaggaaggtgctggaggaggaggagaggcagaagaagcaggaggaggcggagaaaaaagccagagaggag gaggacaagaggaagatgaaggaggagattGAAAGGAGGAGAGCGGAGGCAGctgagaagagacagaaggtgGAGGACACTATAGACGGGGAGGACAGACCCTTCAAGTGCGTCAGCCCTCGAGGCTCCTCTCTGAAG ATTGGAGAGAGGGCAGAGTTCCTGAACAAGTCGGCacagaaaag CACGGTGAAGATGTCTCATTCTCCTGTGGTGTCCAAGATAGACAACAGGCTGGAGCAGTACACCTCAGCTGCTCAG agagagaacaaggagtCTCGATCCCCTCGCTCTGGAGCGGTGGATCTGCCCATGGTCACCGACAGCATACGAAACATCAAGAGCATGTGGGAGAAAGGCAACGCGTTCACCTCGCCTGGAGGCGGCGGGACCACGTTCAAG gaagcagctgtgaTGAAGACAGGCGTGGCGGGCCGCATCAACGACTGGCTGAATAAAACCCCGGAGAGGGCCAAAACGCCAGGAGAACGGCCAGCG gaCCTGAAGCCTGTTGACGTCACCAACAAGAGGAGTCTATGGGAAAACAAAGGTGCCTCTCCAACCAAG GTGGCAGGCAGAGGGGAGACCAAATCAGTCGCCAATG GTATGGGGCACTAA
- the cald1a gene encoding caldesmon 1a isoform X2 has translation MEEMDFERRRELRRQKREEMRLEAERLARNDDDEEEAARERRRRARQERLMSRESEDHSGQPDSLVMTNSHSVTETVSGSYGGGGGDDDEQALQERMAKREERRQRRMKEALERQRQLDPTAAEDDSVTTEKNAEEERPSSWRRGRYRDNEEEEEKTEMYISRKEQKEEEEAAPEGGEEAEEGVDEEEQKVEVVEDKPRRSFLREQESTEEPKIQNKENEWGGAREEQGRQNGGLYDEAAPKQHRKPERTLSRGSVRSPEVSAADDQDDAARLEAERKLEELKRRRDDAESEEFERMRQKQQEAEVELEELKRKREERRKVLEEEERQKKQEEAEKKAREEEDKRKMKEEIERRRAEAAEKRQKVEDTIDGEDRPFKCVSPRGSSLKIGERAEFLNKSAQKSTVKMSHSPVVSKIDNRLEQYTSAAQQRENKESRSPRSGAVDLPMVTDSIRNIKSMWEKGNAFTSPGGGGTTFKEAAVMKTGVAGRINDWLNKTPERAKTPGERPADLKPVDVTNKRSLWENKGASPTKVAGRGETKSVANGMGH, from the exons GTTGGCGAGGAATgacgatgatgaggaggaggcggccCGCGAGAGGAGGCGCAGGGCACGCCAGGAGAGGCTGATGAGCAGGGAGAGTGAGGATCACAGCGGACAGCCAGACAGTCTGGTCATGACCAACAGCCACAG TGTGACAGAGACTGTGAGCGGCTCTTATGGAGGAGGCGGTGGAGACGACGATGAGCAAGCCCTGCAGGAGCGCATGGCCAAACGCGAGGAGAGACGGCAGAGGCGCATGAAGGAGgcgctggagagacagaggcagctgGACCCCACCGCGGCTGAGGACGACAGCGTCACCACGGAGAAAAACGCAGAAGAGGAGAGGCCATCCTCCTGGCGTAGGGGTCGTTACCGTGAtaacgaggaggaagaggagaagacgGAGATGTACATCTCTAGGaaagagcagaaggaggaagaagaggctgcTCCTGAGggtggagaggaagcagaggagggggtagatgaagaggagcagaaagTGGAAGTGGTGGAGGACAAACCGAGAAGGTCTTTCTTGAGAGAACAG GAATCAACTGAAGAACCTAAAATTCAAAACAAG GAGAATGAGTGGGGCGGGGCCAGGGAGGAGCAGGGGAGGCAGAACGGAGGGCTGTACGACGAGGCGGCTCCAAAACAGCACAGGAAACCTGAGAGGACCCTCAG TCGCGGCAGTGTGCGTTCCCCCGAGGTGTCCGCTGCCGACGACCAGGACGACGCCGCCCGCCTGGAGGCAGAGCGcaagctggaggagctgaagcGCCGCCGCGACGACGCGGAGAGCGAGGAGTTTGAGAGGATGAGGCAGAAGCAGCAGGAGGCCGAAGtcgagctggaggagctgaagaggaagagggaggagaggaggaaggtgctggaggaggaggagaggcagaagaagcaggaggaggcggagaaaaaagccagagaggag gaggacaagaggaagatgaaggaggagattGAAAGGAGGAGAGCGGAGGCAGctgagaagagacagaaggtgGAGGACACTATAGACGGGGAGGACAGACCCTTCAAGTGCGTCAGCCCTCGAGGCTCCTCTCTGAAG ATTGGAGAGAGGGCAGAGTTCCTGAACAAGTCGGCacagaaaag CACGGTGAAGATGTCTCATTCTCCTGTGGTGTCCAAGATAGACAACAGGCTGGAGCAGTACACCTCAGCTGCTCAG cagagagagaacaaggagtCTCGATCCCCTCGCTCTGGAGCGGTGGATCTGCCCATGGTCACCGACAGCATACGAAACATCAAGAGCATGTGGGAGAAAGGCAACGCGTTCACCTCGCCTGGAGGCGGCGGGACCACGTTCAAG gaagcagctgtgaTGAAGACAGGCGTGGCGGGCCGCATCAACGACTGGCTGAATAAAACCCCGGAGAGGGCCAAAACGCCAGGAGAACGGCCAGCG gaCCTGAAGCCTGTTGACGTCACCAACAAGAGGAGTCTATGGGAAAACAAAGGTGCCTCTCCAACCAAG GTGGCAGGCAGAGGGGAGACCAAATCAGTCGCCAATG GTATGGGGCACTAA